One genomic region from Pseudomonadota bacterium encodes:
- a CDS encoding RecQ family ATP-dependent DNA helicase: protein MKVKMYDVLKRHWGYDDFLPGQREAVETVMRGRDSLVIFPTGGGKSLTYQLPGVCRPGVAVVVSPLIALMIDQVEGLRANGIAAATMNSASELAEYVDTRRDLREGKLDLLYLSPERLMADDMVELLREARVSFFAIDEAHCISHWGHDFRPGYRALAGLRARFPEIPIHACTATATEAVRADIVQTLGLHDPAILVGGFDRPNLTYRVRRRTRLIDQIGEVLARHTGEGGIIYCIRKAEVDELCAKLVSLGHKAVPYHAGMTADERRKSQQAFSNETADVVVATVAFGMGIDRSNVRYVLHAGMPKSVEHYLQEAGRAGRDGEPAECVLLYSGQDPMVWRTILGEPQSDAERMAHRKLAEMYDVCRSLTCRHRYFVTYFGDAYPHDGCNACDVCLGENEVLGDAVTVARKILACVARIQQQRSGARGGAPEGCGYGARHVAEVLKGSKAGRVAQMGHDRLSTFGLLAEYAVDDIADWIDQLVGTGHLMRLGEWRTLGLTASGTALMRGEGTVALSRAVKTRPAQPAVDDTPSESLFQSLRALRRDLAAQRGVPPYVIFSDATLRDLARARPLTPTAFRAVKGVGDTKTRTLADMFIAVIASHAYDGVRA, encoded by the coding sequence ATGAAGGTCAAGATGTACGATGTCCTGAAGCGCCACTGGGGCTACGACGACTTCCTGCCCGGCCAGCGCGAGGCTGTCGAGACCGTCATGCGCGGTCGCGACAGCCTCGTCATCTTCCCCACGGGCGGCGGGAAGTCGCTCACCTACCAGCTTCCCGGCGTGTGCAGGCCCGGCGTGGCGGTGGTGGTGTCGCCCCTCATCGCGCTCATGATCGATCAGGTCGAGGGCCTGCGCGCCAACGGCATTGCAGCCGCCACCATGAACAGTGCCAGCGAGCTTGCCGAGTACGTCGACACCCGCCGCGATCTGCGCGAGGGGAAGCTCGACCTGCTGTACCTGTCGCCCGAGCGGCTCATGGCCGACGACATGGTCGAGCTGCTGCGCGAGGCCCGCGTGTCGTTCTTCGCCATCGACGAGGCGCACTGCATCAGCCACTGGGGGCACGACTTCCGCCCCGGCTATCGCGCCCTCGCCGGCCTGCGGGCACGGTTCCCGGAGATTCCCATACACGCCTGCACCGCCACCGCCACCGAGGCCGTGCGCGCCGACATCGTGCAGACGCTGGGGCTGCACGATCCGGCGATTCTCGTGGGCGGATTCGACCGCCCCAACCTCACCTATCGCGTGCGGCGGCGCACCCGCCTCATTGACCAGATCGGTGAGGTGCTCGCGCGTCACACGGGCGAGGGCGGCATCATCTACTGCATCCGCAAGGCCGAGGTCGACGAGCTGTGCGCGAAGCTCGTGAGCCTGGGTCACAAGGCGGTGCCCTACCACGCGGGCATGACCGCCGACGAACGGCGCAAGAGCCAGCAGGCCTTCAGCAACGAGACCGCCGATGTGGTGGTGGCCACCGTGGCCTTCGGCATGGGCATCGATCGATCGAACGTGCGCTACGTGCTGCACGCCGGCATGCCCAAGTCGGTGGAGCACTACCTGCAAGAGGCGGGGCGAGCCGGCCGCGATGGCGAGCCGGCCGAGTGCGTGCTGCTCTACAGCGGACAAGACCCCATGGTGTGGCGCACCATTCTCGGCGAGCCACAGAGCGACGCCGAGCGCATGGCCCACCGCAAGCTGGCCGAGATGTACGACGTGTGCCGCTCGCTCACGTGTCGCCACCGCTACTTCGTCACCTACTTCGGCGATGCGTACCCCCACGATGGCTGCAATGCCTGCGACGTCTGCCTGGGCGAGAACGAGGTGCTGGGCGACGCGGTCACCGTGGCGCGAAAGATCCTGGCGTGCGTGGCGCGCATCCAGCAGCAGCGCAGCGGTGCCCGTGGTGGCGCCCCGGAGGGGTGCGGCTACGGCGCGCGGCACGTGGCCGAGGTGCTCAAGGGCAGCAAGGCCGGACGCGTGGCCCAGATGGGCCACGACCGCCTCTCCACCTTCGGCCTGCTGGCCGAGTACGCCGTCGACGACATCGCCGACTGGATCGATCAGCTCGTGGGCACGGGTCACCTCATGCGCCTGGGCGAGTGGCGAACCCTCGGCCTCACCGCGAGCGGCACGGCGCTCATGCGCGGCGAGGGCACCGTGGCCTTGTCGCGCGCGGTGAAGACCCGCCCGGCGCAGCCCGCGGTCGACGACACGCCGAGCGAGTCACTGTTCCAGTCGCTGCGCGCGCTGCGACGCGATCTCGCGGCCCAGCGCGGGGTGCCGCCCTACGTCATCTTCTCCGACGCCACCCTGCGCGATCTGGCCCGCGCGCGCCCCCTCACCCCCACGGCGTTCCGCGCCGTGAAGGGGGTGGGCGACACCAAGACGCGCACCCTGGCCGACATGTTCATCGCGGTCATCGCATCGCACGCGTACGATGGCGTGAGAGCGTGA